The following proteins are co-located in the Myroides profundi genome:
- a CDS encoding type VI secretion system Vgr family protein codes for MKENFKGVPDKSRGIINEQSQESLIENATQNIENIVENKALSHAQNLVAGMEERAAEQMAKAKQITSYATETYKATNDLASKAVAYKGQANQIKSTLAPAKENLSQNSTISTDQAQVSNAQAISDHTIFGVNHLVDLKIVVEGTELKNFRNFQLNQTLKGHHEFVLSLSHDALGEQETYQMEKAQELLGKRILVMINFKNIKEKPERDFVGVITEVSFEQAHGSRGYITLRGYSPTILLDAAPHIQSFGGSSPVPLNTVVNQILEQGYTQGGKYNFVIKSSKNYNLSYTCQYNETHYNFLARMAEAYGEQFYYDGQTLYFGDLPPGEEPIQLVYGRDIENIQVRMMAQHVNRQLYGYNSLNNEKLSAAGDTKLQPKGTLAKAAYQKSEGIFTAPSLQQASLKASTNQDITQAQKGVIGSIGMNVFVTSGVTTVPFLYPGCIVELSMVNSEDKQSNYFTKLMITSVIHGVDTLGNYKGRFEAVDAETGFIPRIGYQNPLVEQQVATVVSNTDPQNKGRVQVRFDWQNSNLNSEFIRVMTPDAGSSDKVGSNRGFMAIPEVGDQVMVGFIGQHPDRPYVMGGLFHGQTGAGGGSGNNVKSISTKSGHTLMFDDSGAITLKDKSDKNFLVIDGTNTISGIAQETISFSNGKSSIIMSGDTIVMQTAKFIVNGSEYVLQTSGAATQLFTAEGNAVQIGGKTLMMATSDSIESKSKEIGVTADNYKLDASAEAVIDGGIVKINS; via the coding sequence ATGAAAGAGAATTTTAAAGGTGTTCCAGATAAAAGTAGAGGGATTATTAATGAGCAATCACAAGAATCTCTAATTGAAAATGCTACACAAAATATAGAAAATATAGTAGAAAATAAGGCTCTTAGTCATGCTCAAAATTTAGTGGCTGGTATGGAAGAGCGTGCTGCTGAGCAAATGGCCAAAGCAAAACAGATCACCAGTTATGCCACAGAGACTTATAAGGCTACAAATGATTTGGCTAGTAAGGCAGTAGCCTATAAAGGTCAAGCTAATCAAATAAAAAGCACTTTAGCTCCGGCTAAAGAGAATTTAAGTCAAAACAGTACAATTTCAACAGATCAAGCACAGGTAAGTAATGCTCAAGCAATTTCAGATCACACCATCTTTGGGGTTAATCATTTGGTTGATTTAAAGATTGTAGTTGAAGGAACTGAGCTTAAAAACTTTAGAAATTTTCAGTTAAATCAAACACTTAAAGGACATCATGAGTTTGTATTGTCTTTGAGTCACGACGCATTAGGAGAGCAGGAAACCTATCAAATGGAGAAAGCTCAAGAGCTTTTAGGTAAGCGCATCCTAGTGATGATTAACTTTAAAAATATAAAGGAAAAACCAGAGAGAGATTTTGTTGGAGTAATTACAGAGGTTAGTTTTGAACAGGCTCATGGAAGCAGAGGTTATATAACTCTAAGAGGTTATAGTCCAACTATACTTTTAGATGCCGCTCCACATATTCAAAGTTTTGGAGGAAGTAGCCCTGTTCCATTAAATACTGTGGTTAATCAAATTCTAGAGCAAGGCTATACGCAAGGGGGGAAATATAATTTTGTTATTAAATCTTCTAAAAATTATAACCTTTCTTATACCTGTCAATATAACGAGACGCATTATAATTTTCTAGCCCGTATGGCAGAGGCCTATGGCGAGCAGTTTTATTACGATGGACAGACCTTGTATTTTGGAGATCTTCCCCCGGGAGAAGAACCAATTCAATTAGTCTATGGAAGAGATATAGAGAACATACAAGTGCGTATGATGGCTCAACATGTTAATAGACAACTTTATGGTTATAATAGTTTAAACAATGAAAAACTAAGTGCTGCAGGTGATACAAAGCTTCAACCTAAAGGGACTTTAGCAAAGGCCGCTTACCAAAAATCTGAAGGTATTTTTACAGCACCTTCACTTCAACAAGCTTCTTTAAAGGCCTCGACTAATCAAGATATTACTCAAGCTCAAAAAGGAGTAATAGGAAGTATAGGTATGAATGTATTTGTAACCTCTGGTGTGACAACAGTACCATTTTTATACCCAGGATGTATTGTGGAGCTTAGCATGGTTAATTCAGAGGATAAACAAAGTAATTATTTTACAAAACTAATGATCACTAGTGTAATTCATGGGGTGGATACCCTAGGTAATTATAAAGGACGTTTTGAGGCTGTAGATGCAGAGACTGGATTTATACCTCGTATAGGTTACCAGAATCCTCTTGTAGAGCAGCAAGTAGCTACAGTGGTAAGCAATACAGATCCTCAAAATAAGGGACGTGTACAGGTTCGATTTGATTGGCAAAACTCAAATTTAAATTCAGAGTTTATCCGTGTGATGACTCCTGATGCAGGAAGTAGTGACAAGGTTGGATCTAATCGTGGATTTATGGCCATTCCAGAGGTAGGGGATCAGGTTATGGTTGGATTTATCGGTCAGCACCCTGATAGACCTTATGTTATGGGAGGACTTTTTCATGGGCAAACAGGTGCTGGAGGAGGATCAGGTAATAATGTAAAGAGTATAAGTACTAAAAGTGGACATACTTTAATGTTTGATGATTCTGGAGCTATTACATTAAAGGATAAGAGTGATAAAAACTTTTTAGTAATTGATGGAACAAATACTATTAGTGGCATTGCGCAAGAGACAATTTCTTTTTCAAATGGGAAGTCAAGTATAATTATGTCTGGAGATACTATTGTTATGCAAACAGCAAAATTTATTGTCAATGGTAGTGAATATGTTCTTCAAACTAGTGGAGCTGCCACTCAATTATTTACGGCAGAAGGAAATGCTGTTCAAATTGGAGGAAAAACTTTAATGATGGCTACTAGTGATAGTATTGAATCAAAAAGTAAAGAAATAGGTGTTACAGCCGATAATTATAAATTAGATGCAAGTGCAGAGGCTGTAATTGATGGAGGTATAGTTAAAATAAACTCTTAA
- the tssD gene encoding type VI secretion system tube protein TssD: protein MAQNNSRAVLKFNGGEAQKVLNLKYGVSRTVDVSGRVASDPSNALITITVEATDKSDILESLLNGKYKPTTGEVTFNKSHEEGTLITLKWSNGYVIQHHVDFDAINSNSMYVTFVVSAEQIDYGNSVYQGTWPGA from the coding sequence ATGGCACAGAACAATTCAAGAGCAGTGTTAAAATTCAATGGCGGTGAGGCGCAGAAAGTGTTAAACCTAAAGTATGGTGTATCTCGTACAGTAGACGTATCTGGACGTGTAGCATCAGATCCTTCTAATGCACTTATTACTATTACAGTTGAAGCTACAGATAAATCAGATATCTTAGAGAGTTTACTTAATGGTAAATACAAACCAACAACAGGTGAGGTTACATTTAATAAATCTCACGAAGAGGGAACTCTAATTACTTTAAAATGGTCAAATGGATATGTAATCCAACACCATGTAGATTTTGATGCAATTAACTCAAATAGTATGTATGTTACTTTTGTTGTTAGTGCAGAACAAATCGATTATGGAAACTCAGTTTACCAAGGAACTTGGCCAGGAGCATAA
- a CDS encoding DUF5458 family protein, with amino-acid sequence MAKLDQDTKAIQEQHKVAGKQQKSVALEKLGGFGFVETVVDGMANMNPERKARKQIFLTDSSKKDERADLLKNINLWLELLESDQSADQLIDVCKQKSAQAVSSLKSNLKNSLDQSRELEVSYRTMAQFYKNTELDKVDNVHVINATMEQITDLDNPIFIDHIAEEFKLYYDRLDLRDNYSLLSIPGYMGSNKVVDKWAKICNENKVMLVTDFANLDKPDDVVDLFHSANLTGGEVHKSNVIMTCNWLVGRGKAQEVGEEEDVFIAPSTSLTGKIHKTLMSQVAAGKKHGGINEVDAVKFELKKSEISQLEKMGLVPMVNEYGKIMAFSAKTLFSGDNIGLQTYSVVRVFDYVTKVLLDFLNRRAFENWNAKNEDDLRRQIVMFLDGIKGADKLIEKFKIVRFEQDRNQKDRVWLDIRLTPYFPAKSFVIKLDGHKGDDGNDWEAEYVQE; translated from the coding sequence ATGGCAAAGTTAGATCAAGATACAAAGGCTATACAAGAGCAACACAAGGTAGCAGGTAAACAACAAAAAAGTGTTGCATTAGAAAAATTAGGAGGATTTGGATTTGTTGAGACTGTTGTTGATGGAATGGCAAATATGAACCCTGAGAGAAAAGCGCGTAAACAGATTTTCTTAACAGATTCAAGTAAAAAAGACGAGCGTGCAGATTTGCTTAAAAACATTAATCTTTGGTTAGAACTTTTAGAGTCTGATCAATCGGCAGATCAGCTTATCGATGTATGTAAACAAAAGTCTGCTCAAGCTGTTAGTAGTTTAAAGAGTAATTTAAAAAACTCTTTAGATCAATCTCGTGAGTTGGAAGTTTCTTATCGTACAATGGCTCAGTTCTATAAAAACACAGAACTAGACAAGGTTGATAACGTTCATGTTATCAATGCTACTATGGAACAGATCACAGATTTAGATAATCCAATATTTATCGATCATATTGCTGAGGAATTTAAACTTTACTACGATCGTTTAGATTTAAGAGACAATTATTCATTATTGTCTATTCCTGGGTATATGGGATCTAATAAAGTAGTTGATAAATGGGCTAAGATATGTAATGAGAACAAGGTTATGCTTGTAACTGACTTTGCCAATTTAGATAAACCAGATGATGTTGTTGATTTATTCCATTCAGCAAACCTAACAGGAGGTGAGGTACACAAGAGTAATGTTATTATGACGTGTAACTGGCTAGTTGGTCGTGGTAAGGCACAAGAGGTAGGAGAGGAAGAAGATGTATTTATAGCGCCTTCAACTTCTTTAACTGGAAAGATTCACAAAACATTGATGTCTCAAGTAGCAGCAGGAAAAAAACACGGAGGAATTAACGAGGTAGATGCCGTTAAATTTGAGCTTAAAAAGAGTGAGATTTCTCAACTTGAAAAAATGGGTCTTGTACCAATGGTAAATGAGTATGGTAAAATTATGGCATTCTCGGCTAAGACTTTATTTAGTGGTGATAACATTGGACTTCAAACTTATTCTGTTGTTCGTGTGTTTGATTATGTAACTAAAGTATTATTAGACTTCTTAAACAGAAGAGCTTTTGAGAATTGGAATGCTAAAAATGAGGATGATTTAAGAAGACAAATCGTTATGTTTTTAGATGGAATCAAAGGAGCAGATAAATTAATTGAGAAATTCAAAATTGTTCGTTTTGAACAAGATAGAAATCAAAAAGATCGCGTTTGGCTTGATATTCGTTTAACTCCATATTTCCCAGCTAAGAGTTTTGTTATTAAACTAGATGGGCACAAGGGAGATGATGGAAATGATTGGGAGGCTGAATACGTGCAAGAATAA
- a CDS encoding TssN family type VI secretion system protein has product MDIELVKAFFLKHLLLPTIIIVLVLIVVFLKKKLSFIKPKVVILYTLISGLVLALPGFLGFSGNSFNPYWYIIASIIYLLLGIFNVNQLLKRFQNKDTAKWLTITFEVVITLICMVFGAWLFAYIFDWLSPFKGYAYISATSVIVYIIPLLFYYTYIEFLNIPFSIYKTWTYEKNKQAVDFEGIDFNKLMVINIELTKNVTDGNRFRIKAKTLSSGVSFGDWFHKVLDDYNYKNGTSMIELYNLNGDSYSWVFYVKKSIFHFRRYIDFDLDIAENNIKENDVIVCKRVAEFKQEI; this is encoded by the coding sequence ATGGATATAGAATTAGTAAAAGCCTTTTTTTTAAAGCACTTGCTTTTACCCACTATAATAATAGTGCTTGTTTTAATAGTAGTATTTCTTAAAAAGAAATTATCATTTATAAAACCTAAAGTTGTAATACTCTACACACTTATCAGTGGGCTTGTATTGGCTTTGCCTGGTTTTTTAGGATTCTCAGGTAATAGTTTTAATCCTTATTGGTATATAATTGCAAGTATTATCTATTTACTACTGGGTATTTTTAATGTAAACCAACTTTTGAAAAGATTTCAAAACAAGGATACAGCCAAGTGGTTAACAATAACTTTTGAGGTAGTAATAACTCTTATTTGTATGGTGTTTGGAGCATGGCTATTTGCTTATATTTTTGATTGGTTAAGTCCATTTAAAGGATATGCTTATATCTCGGCAACAAGTGTGATTGTGTATATTATTCCTCTTTTGTTTTATTATACCTATATAGAGTTTTTAAATATTCCTTTTAGTATTTATAAAACTTGGACGTATGAAAAAAACAAACAAGCAGTTGACTTTGAAGGGATTGATTTTAATAAGCTTATGGTTATCAATATAGAACTAACAAAGAATGTAACAGATGGAAATAGGTTTAGAATTAAGGCAAAGACTCTTTCCTCTGGCGTGAGTTTTGGAGATTGGTTTCACAAGGTTTTAGATGACTATAATTATAAGAATGGTACCTCTATGATAGAGTTATATAATTTAAATGGAGATTCTTATTCATGGGTGTTTTATGTAAAAAAATCCATATTTCATTTTAGAAGGTATATTGATTTTGATCTTGATATTGCTGAGAATAATATAAAAGAAAATGATGTAATTGTTTGTAAAAGAGTTGCTGAATTCAAACAAGAAATATAA
- a CDS encoding type VI secretion system baseplate subunit TssF codes for MKKILNNYSKEVIKSRILQNAAKLWGVNNPNALDPFVTLLVDAFSTEIFKVNNDIEDIKAGILEKMARLLTPSIYTYPRPSHAIAIIEAEESKEVLLNHQEFFTKKLFTSNVKSASDIQIDIPFTAIDNINLYKLKVSFMLIGDTIWKYDRFYNSVPEVKLSSSIGHNTMFLAIDFSEYDLEHTPEYLSLYCDNPTYENLEFVYKLLPFSSMRVKGEVLKIKEGLTYPDKEIKNGYEEMFDSYSIEHRIEENIKNIYSSKFIEISGLKDKVADLQLAVLPKELEFLKQQQGAKEILKNNNLLWIQIDFPAQYSKEILEGFTFHLNAFPVLNRGWKHNESSLDIMGNNIPLMTSVGEEFLYTNKVVDSHAREYSEIPFSENNSLRQGLYTLRKGGMERFSERNAIDLITNVIELTRDEVSAFGIVERDKVMEALKNMIFQMRALDQKVKSVNGIVPSDVNYVIVEPLANTEYLNATYWITHCALANNIRKATELTQQNKVYTNVNRHILLLSNTQGGEREKTGTDAIQAYKYALTTRDKIISKEDIKNYCKMVLKQQCKGVNVSKGTIVSDKPKEGFIRTVNIEIVVSDYEELSSQYWISYAHSLKKQIVSRAIDGIEYVVSFKSDTSIKA; via the coding sequence ATGAAAAAGATATTAAATAATTATTCCAAAGAAGTAATCAAATCTAGGATTCTTCAAAATGCAGCTAAGCTTTGGGGGGTTAATAACCCTAATGCTTTAGACCCTTTTGTGACCTTATTAGTAGATGCCTTTAGTACGGAGATTTTTAAAGTAAACAACGATATAGAGGACATCAAAGCAGGTATCTTAGAAAAGATGGCGCGTTTATTAACTCCTAGTATATATACTTATCCAAGGCCTTCTCATGCTATTGCAATTATAGAGGCAGAGGAGTCTAAAGAGGTGCTTTTAAATCATCAAGAATTCTTTACCAAAAAGCTCTTTACATCTAATGTAAAGTCAGCCTCGGATATTCAAATAGATATTCCTTTTACAGCTATTGATAATATAAACCTTTATAAACTTAAGGTTAGCTTTATGTTAATTGGAGATACTATTTGGAAATATGATCGATTCTACAACAGCGTTCCTGAGGTAAAACTCAGTAGTTCAATTGGGCATAACACTATGTTTTTGGCTATTGATTTTAGTGAGTATGATCTAGAGCATACCCCAGAGTATTTAAGTCTTTATTGTGATAATCCCACTTATGAGAATTTAGAGTTTGTCTATAAGCTACTTCCTTTTTCCTCAATGAGAGTAAAGGGCGAGGTACTTAAGATAAAAGAGGGGTTAACTTATCCTGATAAAGAAATTAAAAACGGATATGAAGAAATGTTTGATAGTTATTCTATTGAGCATAGAATTGAGGAAAATATAAAGAATATTTATTCTAGTAAGTTTATTGAAATTAGTGGTTTAAAGGATAAAGTAGCTGATTTACAACTTGCTGTCTTACCTAAAGAATTAGAGTTTTTAAAACAACAACAGGGGGCCAAAGAGATTTTAAAAAACAATAATCTACTTTGGATTCAAATTGATTTTCCTGCTCAGTATTCTAAAGAAATTTTAGAAGGATTTACCTTTCATTTAAATGCTTTTCCTGTTTTAAACAGAGGATGGAAACACAATGAATCTAGTTTAGATATTATGGGAAATAATATTCCTTTAATGACTAGTGTGGGAGAGGAGTTTTTGTATACAAACAAGGTAGTGGATAGTCATGCTAGAGAATACAGCGAGATTCCTTTTTCTGAAAACAATAGTTTAAGACAAGGTTTGTATACGTTAAGAAAAGGAGGGATGGAACGCTTTAGTGAGCGCAATGCTATTGATCTTATCACTAATGTGATAGAATTAACCAGAGATGAAGTCTCTGCTTTTGGTATTGTTGAAAGAGATAAGGTAATGGAGGCTTTAAAAAATATGATTTTCCAGATGAGAGCCTTAGATCAAAAAGTAAAATCAGTAAATGGTATCGTGCCAAGTGATGTGAATTATGTTATTGTAGAGCCACTGGCCAATACAGAATATCTAAATGCGACATATTGGATCACTCATTGTGCTCTTGCCAACAATATTAGAAAAGCAACAGAGCTTACTCAGCAAAATAAGGTTTACACCAATGTTAATAGACATATTTTACTTCTTAGTAATACTCAAGGAGGTGAGCGTGAAAAAACAGGAACAGATGCTATTCAAGCATATAAATATGCCTTAACTACTAGAGATAAGATTATTTCAAAAGAAGATATTAAAAACTATTGTAAAATGGTCTTAAAACAGCAGTGTAAAGGGGTTAACGTTTCAAAGGGAACAATAGTTAGCGATAAACCAAAAGAAGGTTTTATTCGTACTGTGAATATTGAAATAGTTGTAAGTGATTATGAGGAATTAAGTAGTCAGTATTGGATTAGTTATGCTCATAGTTTAAAAAAACAAATTGTCAGCAGAGCAATTGATGGGATTGAGTATGTGGTGAGTTTTAAATCGGATACTTCTATTAAAGCGTAA
- a CDS encoding GPW/gp25 family protein: protein MQNTFYKFPFNPELAMSEGASLPTCSLAESIAQNVMLLVLTRKGENRFNPDYGNAVWDLEFDNAVTLVEWERVFEESLLDQIKKYEPRIIFPKIQVHMEYVEHNYGTKDFVEIRKKAKIGVNAVLTDIGELFTFSTHIYLSPMSVD from the coding sequence ATGCAAAATACATTTTATAAGTTTCCCTTTAATCCTGAACTAGCCATGAGTGAAGGTGCTAGTTTACCAACGTGTAGTTTGGCTGAGAGTATTGCTCAAAATGTGATGCTACTGGTTCTTACTCGCAAAGGTGAAAATAGATTTAATCCTGATTATGGAAATGCAGTTTGGGACTTAGAGTTTGACAATGCAGTTACTCTAGTGGAGTGGGAGAGAGTCTTTGAGGAGAGTTTACTGGATCAAATTAAAAAATATGAACCAAGGATTATCTTTCCTAAGATTCAAGTGCATATGGAGTATGTGGAGCATAATTATGGAACTAAAGATTTTGTGGAGATTAGAAAAAAGGCCAAAATAGGTGTAAATGCAGTGCTTACTGATATAGGTGAACTATTTACTTTTTCTACCCATATCTATCTCAGCCCAATGTCGGTGGATTAA
- a CDS encoding ATP-dependent Clp protease ATP-binding subunit: MSVLLSNESVQEVIHIAKSIARENYNPKYSASHVLQALMHKNIDLQDFLFSIDKDPSYFYEWAEVRIEDYPKTTQLPEEVKEDVELKQMWENAEDVRMKLGLLEVTPLCLLASIVKPNSVFSSEQLKSLPLRESEVFGACQSRENMRLFESKDVIDANYKGENDQPLKLTAITNYCIDLTNKAIDGEFDRILGREKETRTLVEILGRRSKPNVILVGEPGVGKTALIEGFAKQLSLQEVPFLLKNCNLFQIDLSLLVAGTSYKGEIEDRLKKILTESKQLGKTILFIDEIHSLLDSKGNMAGVANLLKPDLARGEITVIGTTTFEEYRKIIEPELAFNRRFEVLEVMEPDDQTCVKMLESVIGKYESHHNIRVDLDALPTCVSLAKRYSKDKKLPDTAFDLLDRTMAAIGMLDELSESELESWRLFYQTSLDKDFVDDTTKSSEMIWLYGQLQNMISPILWGMLKNQPELDNSFSSEKLDCIITDIYKELVQASKQKVSRVSHMELAAVMAAKTGIPLGKIQAKEKEKLLNMEELLQNRVIGQNHALKVLSDAIVESRSGLNKPGQPIGSFFFLGPTGTGKTELAKSIAELLFNDEKAMIRFDMSEFKEEHSAALLYGAPPGYVGYEEGGMLVNKIRQQPYAVVLFDEIEKAHQSVFDVFLQIMDEGKIHDKLGKEGDFSNALILFTSNIGSKHIIESFNQEKIPSSKELMELMTGNFRPEFLARITEIVPFAPITETMAKQIFSIQLKGLIKAFDRLNIGFEITDNAKTELAVSGFNSQYGARQISGVIRQEIARPISKMIVREKLLPGQKVLVDIKDKEVVFKVN; encoded by the coding sequence ATGAGTGTATTATTATCAAATGAATCAGTTCAAGAAGTGATTCATATTGCAAAATCCATAGCTAGAGAAAATTACAATCCTAAATATTCAGCCTCACATGTATTACAGGCTTTAATGCATAAGAATATTGATCTACAGGATTTTTTATTTAGCATCGATAAGGACCCTTCTTATTTTTATGAATGGGCAGAGGTGCGTATAGAGGATTATCCCAAGACTACACAACTTCCTGAAGAAGTAAAAGAGGATGTTGAATTAAAACAGATGTGGGAGAATGCAGAAGATGTAAGAATGAAATTAGGTCTTTTAGAGGTTACTCCTTTATGTTTGTTAGCTAGTATTGTAAAGCCGAATTCTGTTTTTTCTTCAGAGCAATTAAAATCTTTACCCTTACGTGAGTCTGAGGTATTTGGAGCATGTCAATCTAGAGAAAATATGCGCCTTTTTGAAAGCAAAGATGTAATTGATGCTAATTATAAAGGGGAGAATGATCAACCTTTAAAACTAACAGCAATTACAAATTACTGTATAGATTTAACCAACAAAGCAATTGATGGAGAGTTTGATAGAATCCTAGGAAGAGAAAAAGAAACTAGGACTCTTGTTGAGATTTTAGGAAGACGATCAAAACCCAATGTTATTTTAGTTGGAGAACCAGGGGTGGGAAAGACTGCCTTGATTGAAGGTTTTGCAAAACAGCTGAGTCTACAAGAAGTTCCTTTTTTATTAAAGAATTGTAATTTATTCCAGATTGATTTAAGTCTACTTGTTGCCGGTACTAGTTATAAAGGAGAAATAGAAGATCGATTAAAAAAGATCTTAACTGAGAGTAAACAACTTGGTAAAACTATTTTATTTATAGACGAGATACATTCTTTACTAGATAGTAAAGGTAATATGGCAGGAGTGGCTAATTTACTAAAACCTGATTTAGCAAGAGGAGAAATTACAGTAATAGGTACTACTACTTTTGAAGAGTATCGTAAAATCATTGAACCAGAACTAGCTTTTAATAGACGATTTGAGGTCTTAGAAGTTATGGAACCAGATGATCAGACTTGCGTGAAAATGTTAGAAAGTGTAATTGGTAAATATGAATCACATCATAATATAAGAGTTGATTTAGATGCCTTACCTACATGTGTTTCTTTAGCTAAAAGGTATTCTAAAGATAAGAAACTACCTGATACAGCATTTGATTTATTAGATAGAACCATGGCAGCTATTGGTATGCTTGATGAATTATCTGAATCAGAGCTTGAATCGTGGAGGTTGTTTTATCAAACTAGTTTAGATAAAGATTTTGTAGATGATACTACTAAATCCTCTGAGATGATATGGCTTTATGGCCAATTACAAAATATGATAAGCCCTATTTTATGGGGAATGTTAAAAAATCAACCCGAACTTGATAATAGTTTTTCAAGTGAAAAACTTGATTGCATTATCACTGATATCTACAAGGAGTTAGTACAGGCTTCAAAACAGAAAGTAAGTAGAGTATCTCATATGGAATTAGCCGCTGTTATGGCTGCTAAAACAGGTATTCCTTTAGGTAAGATACAGGCCAAAGAGAAAGAGAAGTTACTTAACATGGAAGAGCTTTTACAAAATAGAGTGATTGGACAAAATCATGCTTTAAAGGTACTCTCTGACGCCATAGTAGAGAGTAGAAGTGGGCTTAATAAACCAGGACAACCTATAGGCTCTTTCTTTTTTTTAGGACCAACAGGAACAGGAAAAACAGAACTGGCAAAATCAATAGCTGAACTTTTATTTAATGATGAAAAAGCGATGATTCGCTTTGATATGTCAGAGTTTAAAGAAGAGCATTCTGCAGCACTTTTATACGGAGCACCTCCAGGATATGTTGGATATGAAGAAGGGGGGATGCTTGTTAATAAAATAAGACAACAACCGTATGCTGTGGTTTTATTTGATGAGATTGAAAAAGCTCACCAATCTGTTTTTGATGTGTTTTTGCAGATAATGGATGAAGGGAAAATTCATGATAAACTTGGAAAAGAAGGAGATTTTAGCAATGCTCTGATATTGTTTACCTCAAATATTGGTAGTAAACATATTATAGAGTCTTTTAATCAAGAAAAAATACCTTCATCTAAAGAACTTATGGAGCTGATGACAGGTAATTTTAGACCTGAGTTTTTAGCTCGTATTACTGAGATAGTCCCATTTGCTCCTATTACAGAAACAATGGCAAAACAGATATTCTCTATTCAATTAAAAGGACTTATTAAGGCTTTTGATCGATTAAATATTGGTTTTGAAATTACTGATAATGCAAAAACAGAATTAGCTGTTTCTGGGTTTAATAGCCAGTATGGAGCCAGACAAATCTCAGGGGTGATTCGCCAAGAGATAGCCCGACCTATTTCAAAGATGATTGTAAGGGAAAAATTACTGCCAGGACAAAAGGTTCTTGTAGATATAAAAGATAAAGAGGTGGTTTTTAAAGTGAATTAA